Proteins encoded together in one Sceloporus undulatus isolate JIND9_A2432 ecotype Alabama chromosome 4, SceUnd_v1.1, whole genome shotgun sequence window:
- the LOC121929998 gene encoding collagen alpha-1(I) chain-like → MENAERGRERERRKEGGTGRRKEREGRREGSPRARRPVPWRGPAASAAAGPLVSCPAGLLFRQRRRGGNSCPRLSHAPRPPAPIRQGRREGRRPAALRRGSLLPSGAAGASVGPSGPRRRDGEARRRRRRRRDLRGSWRRERPPRDRPWGRKDGGGRQAGREPPPPDGRPGMPPGPLQEEAPQRSPVWSMVSHLWSVLPFGCLVLLRALLVLPFHGPLLSGSRPCRGGGVLVWALPGLGLSAICPGLPSFCGEGIWGHPEAERAQLGPPGFFSLPSKPLRPGFPSEGIRGHRGLLGPPGMGPPCFPGALPACLPACLRLRIRWMANPVLSLQRHLVRKEPWISGEGSGSHALD, encoded by the coding sequence atggagaacgcggaaagagggagagagagagagagaaggaaggaaggagggaccggcagaaggaaagagagagaagggaggagggaggggagcccGAGGGCGAGGAGGCCGGTGCCGTGGCGGGGTCCGGCTGCTTCTGCCGCCGCGGGGCCTCTTGTGTCGTGTCCGGCGGGGCTCCTGTTCCGTCAGCGGCGCCGAGGAGGCAACAGCTGCCCCCGCCTCAGCCACGCGCCCAGACCCCCGGCCCCGatcaggcagggaaggagggagggaaggaggccgGCGGCGCTGAGGAGAGGGAGCCTTCTCCCCTCGGGAGCGGCCGGGGCTTCGGTGGGGCCGAGTGGGCCGAGGAGGAGGGATGGGGAggcccggcggcggcggcggcggcggcgggatcTGCGTGGCTCCTGGAGGCGGGAAAGGCCCCCGCGAGATCGCCCTTGGGGCCGGAAGGAcggaggaggcaggcaggcaggcagggagccccccccccccgatggcaGGCCAGGGATGCCCCCAGGACCTCTCCAGGAGGAAGCCCCCCAAAGGTCCCCCGTTTGGAGCATGGTTTCCCATCTTTGGAGTGTCCTCCCTTTCGGGTGCCTCGTCCTGCTTCGAGCCCTCCTTGTCCTCCccttccatggcccccttctGTCCGGGAGCAGGCCTTGCCGAGGTGGAGGAGTCTTGGTTTGGGCTTTGCCTGGCTTGGGcctgtctgccatttgtcccGGACTGCCCTCCTTTTGTGGGGAGGGCATCTGGGGTCACCCTGAAGCGGAGAGGGCTCAGCTGGGGCCTCCCGGCTTCTTTAGCCTTCCCTCGAAGCCCTTGCGACCTGGATTCCCCTCGGAGGGCATTCGGGGTCACAGGGGCCTCCTTGGGCCCCCCGGGATGGGCCCTCCTTGCTTTCCAGGggccctccctgcctgcctgcctgcctgccttcggCTGCGGATCCGGTGGATGGCGAACCCTGTTCTTAgtctgcaaaggcatcttgtaagAAAGGAGCCGTGGATTTCcggcgaagggtctggaagccatgccctggattga